One Oceanotoga teriensis genomic window, AGATTAATAGAAATAGGTTCTTATAGAGGTAAAAGACATAAAGGAAAACTACCTGTAAGAGGACAAAAAACACATGCAAATGCAAGAACAAGAAAAGGATCAAGATTAACAAAGATAAGAAAAAGATAAAAAGGGAGGTTAGAACTTAATGGCTAAAAAAGGAGCAAAGCAAAAAAGAAAAAAACTAACAGTCGATAAAGGCGTAGTTCATATAAATTCAACATTTAATAATACAATTATAACATTAACAGATTTAAGCGGAAATTCAATTTTATGGTCAAGTGGTGGAAATGCTGGATTTAAAGGAACAAAAAAAGGAACTCCATATGCATCACAGCTTGCAGCAGATAAAGTTGCAAAAGAAGCAATGAAATTAGGAGTTAAAAGAGTTGATGTTACAGTAAAAGGACCAGGATCAGGAAGAGAATCAGCTATAAGATCTTTACAAGCAGCTGGTCTTACAGTAGAAGGAATAAGAGATGTAACTCCTATACCACATAATGGTTGTAGACCAAAGAAGAAAAGATTTTAATTAGACTTGAAGGAGGTATTGTTTAATGGCAAGATATAGAGGGCCTCTTGATAAATTATCAAGACGTGAAGGTTTCAATTTATACTTAAAAGGCGAAAGAAGTTATACAGAAAAAACAGCTATTGCAAAAAGAAACTATGCTCCAGGACAACATGGAAAAAATAACAAAAAAATGACACAGTACGGAATACAGTTAAGATCTAAACAGGCATTAAAAAGAATCTATGGAGTATTAGAGAAACAATTTAGAAAATACTTTGAAGAAGCAGATAGAAAAGCTGGAAAAACAGATGAAGCTTTAATGCAAATTTTAGAATCAAGATTAGATACAGTTGTTTTCCAAATGGGATTTGCTGTAAATAGAAGAACAGCAAGACAAATGATTAGACATGGTCATTTTTTAATAAATGGTAAAAGGGTAGATATACCTTCATACAGATTAAGAGCTGGAGATATTGTTGAAATAAAAGAAGGAAGTAGAACAATACAACAGGTAAAAGAAGGTATGGAATTAGCTGAAAAGCTTAATAAATCACCAGTTTGGTTAGATGTAAATAAAGATCAATTTAAAGGAACATTTACAAGACTTCCAAGTCTTGAAGATATGGATGTACCTGTAAATCTACAGGATATTATCGAGCTTTATTCTAAGTAATTATGACGGTGCTTTCAATTTATTTGAGGATCACCTCGCTCCAAAAGTCAGGAAAGGAGGTGTATTTCGATTCAGTAGAAAAATGAATCGAATATAAAATATGGACATATTAATAAAACCTGAGAAATTTGAATTAATAGAACAAAAAGAAGAGCTGAACTATAATTATGCAAGATATGAATTATATCCATTAGAAAAGGGATATGCGATAACTATAGGTAATGCTTTAAGAAGAGTTTTATTATCATCTGTACCCTCTTTGGCTATAACTGGAATGAGAATTCCAGGGCAATTACACGAGTTTGATGTTGCTGAAGGCATAAAAGAAGACTTACTCGAAGTTACTTTAAATCTAAAAAAAGTTCAAATAAAAATAGATGACTTAAAAAATCTATCTAAGATTACAGATACTATTCCTTTAACTATAACTAAAAAAGGACCTGGAGAAATTAAAGCTGGAGATATACAAACACCAGCAGGTATAGAAATAGCCAATCCAGAATTTACAATAGCTCATTTCAATTCTGAAAAGACAATAGAAATAGAGTTATTTGCAGAAGTCGGAAAGGGATTTATACCATCTTCAGAATTAGACCATCCAACAGATGTAGAATATATATTTATAGATGGAGTATTTAGTCCAGTAACTAAAGTTAACTTTTTAACTGAAAATATTCGTGTAGGAAAGAGAACAGACTATGATAAATTAATATTAGATATTTGGACAAAGAAAAATATAACTCCAGAAGAAGCTTTAAAAGAAGCTACAGCAATATTAATGGAACATTTTATATTCATAGCAAAACTTTGGAAAGACACATCAATTGTTGAAGCGCTTGAACCTGTCCAGGATATGGGTGGAGCTGCTGATGAGTCTGATAAAGATGACTCAGAACAAAATATGTTTGGTCTTTCTTCAGAAATAATAGAAACTCCAATAGATAATCTTGATTTAACAAAAAGAGCTAAAAATTGTTTAAAACGTGAAAGAATAAATACTGTTGGAGAACTATTCAAAAAAACACCAGAAGAATTGATGAAAATCAAAAATTTTGGCAGAAAATCACTTGATGAAATAAAAAAAGAATTAGAAGATAAGTTCCAAATCGACTATGAAAAGTTATATGAGGAAGAAAGGAGGAGCTCTAACTAATGAGACATAGAGTAAAGACAAAAAAACTCAATAGATATGCTTCACATAGAAAGGCTTTGATCAAAAATTTAGCAAGAAGTGTATTTGAATCAGGAAGTATAATAACAACAACAACAAAAGCTAAGGTTGCGAGATCAGCTGTAGAAAAAATCTTAACTAAGGCAAAAAAAGCGAACTCCGCTGAAACAAAAGAACAAAAAATGGCTTTAAGTAGAGAAATAAATAAAAATTTCAATGATAGAAAATTAACAGCAAAAATAGTAAATGAAATTGCTCCAAAGTATATGGACAGAAACGGTGGATATACAAGAGTATTAAAGATAGGACAAAGAAGAGGAGACGCTTCTGAAATGTCAATTCTTCAATTATTACCAGTTGAAGAAAAATAAGAAATTAAAGGGGCTTTGAGCCCCTTTTTTTTATTGAATGAAAAAGTGGTAAAATATAAATGATAAATAAATTAGAAAATAATATTTGATAACATAAATAAAAATTTTTCATAAACATCTGGAGGTGCAGATACTTGAATGAAAATAATAAAAATTCTACGAAGGATAATATAAGAGCTGTAGAATTTGATATGGCAAAATTAAATGAAATGAATAGAAAAGATTTATATGATTTTGCTAGAAAATTACAGATTAATAATTATTCAAAAATGACTAAAAATGAATTAATGTTTTCTATTCTTAGGAAACAAACTGAATCAATAGGATATTTTTTCTATGAAGGAGTACTTGAAGTTTTACCTGATGGGTATGGATTTTTAAGAAATGTTGATAATTCCTTATTACAAGGACCTGATGATGTTTATGTATCTCAATCTCAAATAAGAAGATTCAACTTATTTACAGGAGATGTTGTTGCGGGTCAAGTAAGACCTCCAAAAGAGGGAGAAAAATTCTTTGCTTTATTGAGAATAGAAGCGATAAATTATCAAGAACCTGAAAAAGCAAAAGATAGAGTATCATTTGAAAATCTAACACCTGAATATCCCACAAAAAAAATGACTTTAGAATATGAAAAAGGACCTTTAAGTTCAAGAATAGTTGATATGTTCTCTCCTATAGGCTTCGGACAAAGAGGATTAATAGTTTCCCCACCAAAGGCAGGAAAAACTACACTTTTAAAAGATATAGCGAATTCAATAGCAAAAAATCACCCCGAAACAAAAAGATATGTTTTACTTATAGATGAAAGGCCAGAAGAAGTTACCGATATAAAAGATACTGTAAATGCTAATATAATAGCAGCACCATTCGATATGGATCCAAAAAATCAAATTAAAGTTTCAGAAATGACTTTAAATCTTGTTAAAAGACAAGTTGAATTTGGACATGATGTAGTAATATTAATGGATAGCTTAACAAGATTTGCAAGAGCGTATAATTTATATGTTCCTTCAAGTGGAAAACTTCTAAGCGGTGGAGTAGATCCAGCAGCTTTAACTTTCCCAAAAAAATTTTTTGGTGCAGCAAGAAAAATAAGAGAAGGTGGAAGTTTAACAATAATTGCAACAGCACTTGTAGATACAGGATCTAAAATGGATGAAGTAATATTTGAAGAATTTAAAGGAACAGGTAATATGGAACTTATATTATCAAGAGATATTGCTAATGAAAGAATTTTCCCTGCTATAAATATTAAACAATCTGGTACGAGAAAAGAAGAACTATTACTCAATGAAGAAGAAATGAGTAATATTTTCATATTGAGAAAATTAATATCTGATATAGGAAATAAAGATTCCATAGAATTTATAATAAAAAGGTTAAAAGAATATGAAAGTAATAAAAAAATCTTTGAAGCTATAAATGATAAAAAATTTTATGGATAATGTAATATAATATATAATAAGGTTATATATTAGGGGGGATATAAATGGAACTATATACGAGAAAAATGAACTCAAAAATTGATAAAATTGGTAATTTTGTTATTATTCATGGTCTTGGAGAACATTCGGGAAGATATGCAAAACTTATAAGTCTTGTAAATGAA contains:
- the rpsK gene encoding 30S ribosomal protein S11, which produces MAKKGAKQKRKKLTVDKGVVHINSTFNNTIITLTDLSGNSILWSSGGNAGFKGTKKGTPYASQLAADKVAKEAMKLGVKRVDVTVKGPGSGRESAIRSLQAAGLTVEGIRDVTPIPHNGCRPKKKRF
- the rpsD gene encoding 30S ribosomal protein S4; translation: MARYRGPLDKLSRREGFNLYLKGERSYTEKTAIAKRNYAPGQHGKNNKKMTQYGIQLRSKQALKRIYGVLEKQFRKYFEEADRKAGKTDEALMQILESRLDTVVFQMGFAVNRRTARQMIRHGHFLINGKRVDIPSYRLRAGDIVEIKEGSRTIQQVKEGMELAEKLNKSPVWLDVNKDQFKGTFTRLPSLEDMDVPVNLQDIIELYSK
- a CDS encoding DNA-directed RNA polymerase subunit alpha, with protein sequence MDILIKPEKFELIEQKEELNYNYARYELYPLEKGYAITIGNALRRVLLSSVPSLAITGMRIPGQLHEFDVAEGIKEDLLEVTLNLKKVQIKIDDLKNLSKITDTIPLTITKKGPGEIKAGDIQTPAGIEIANPEFTIAHFNSEKTIEIELFAEVGKGFIPSSELDHPTDVEYIFIDGVFSPVTKVNFLTENIRVGKRTDYDKLILDIWTKKNITPEEALKEATAILMEHFIFIAKLWKDTSIVEALEPVQDMGGAADESDKDDSEQNMFGLSSEIIETPIDNLDLTKRAKNCLKRERINTVGELFKKTPEELMKIKNFGRKSLDEIKKELEDKFQIDYEKLYEEERRSSN
- the rplQ gene encoding 50S ribosomal protein L17, with translation MRHRVKTKKLNRYASHRKALIKNLARSVFESGSIITTTTKAKVARSAVEKILTKAKKANSAETKEQKMALSREINKNFNDRKLTAKIVNEIAPKYMDRNGGYTRVLKIGQRRGDASEMSILQLLPVEEK
- the rho gene encoding transcription termination factor Rho, producing the protein MAKLNEMNRKDLYDFARKLQINNYSKMTKNELMFSILRKQTESIGYFFYEGVLEVLPDGYGFLRNVDNSLLQGPDDVYVSQSQIRRFNLFTGDVVAGQVRPPKEGEKFFALLRIEAINYQEPEKAKDRVSFENLTPEYPTKKMTLEYEKGPLSSRIVDMFSPIGFGQRGLIVSPPKAGKTTLLKDIANSIAKNHPETKRYVLLIDERPEEVTDIKDTVNANIIAAPFDMDPKNQIKVSEMTLNLVKRQVEFGHDVVILMDSLTRFARAYNLYVPSSGKLLSGGVDPAALTFPKKFFGAARKIREGGSLTIIATALVDTGSKMDEVIFEEFKGTGNMELILSRDIANERIFPAINIKQSGTRKEELLLNEEEMSNIFILRKLISDIGNKDSIEFIIKRLKEYESNKKIFEAINDKKFYG